A part of Sugiyamaella lignohabitans strain CBS 10342 chromosome D, complete sequence genomic DNA contains:
- the RAD52 gene encoding recombinase RAD52 (Protein that stimulates strand exchange; stimulates strand exchange by facilitating Rad51p binding to single-stranded DNA; anneals complementary single-stranded DNA; involved in the repair of double-strand breaks in DNA during vegetative growth and meiosis and UV induced sister chromatid recombination; GO_component: GO:0000228 - nuclear chromosome [Evidence IDA] [PMID 12766777]; GO_component: GO:0005634 - nucleus [Evidence IEA,IEA]; GO_component: GO:0005634 - nucleus [Evidence IDA] [PMID 11459964]; GO_component: GO:0005634 - nucleus [Evidence IDA] [PMID 22842922]; GO_function: GO:0000150 - recombinase activity [Evidence IDA] [PMID 15205482]; GO_process: GO:0006277 - DNA amplification [Evidence IMP] [PMID 23271978]; GO_process: GO:0000730 - DNA recombinase assembly [Evidence IDA] [PMID 11459983]; GO_process: GO:0006310 - DNA recombination [Evidence IEA,IEA]; GO_process: GO:0006281 - DNA repair [Evidence IEA,IEA]; GO_process: GO:0000733 - DNA strand renaturation [Evidence IDA] [PMID 9619627]; GO_process: GO:0006974 - cellular response to DNA damage stimulus [Evidence IEA]; GO_process: GO:0000727 - double-strand break repair via break-induced replication [Evidence IMP] [PMID 17096599]; GO_process: GO:0000724 - double-strand break repair via homologous recombination [Evidence IMP] [PMID 17096599]; GO_process: GO:0000724 - double-strand break repair via homologous recombination [Evidence IMP] [PMID 24190138]; GO_process: GO:0045002 - double-strand break repair via single-strand annealing [Evidence IGI] [PMID 11606529]; GO_process: GO:0000709 - meiotic joint molecule formation [Evidence IGI,IMP] [PMID 18313389]; GO_process: GO:0006301 - postreplication repair [Evidence IMP] [PMID 7038396]; GO_process: GO:0000722 - telomere maintenance via recombination [Evidence IMP] [PMID 11238918]) — MPNYGDQHLSNGSRYGTNGGGGYLPNNNRSWSNGNASGSGTGSSGNGGAAVNGTNFTIKESNHIRQQLGKQLGPEYISHRPGGGGLKVPYLEGWKVINLANEVFGFNGWSSEIINHEIDYCDEIRDGRFNLGMSAKIRVTLRDGTYREDVGYGQVENARSKGMAFDKCKKEATTDGLKRALRLFGNALGNCLYDSSYTRNISRVKVSMPPFDESQLIRRPEIVTMQKAAAAAKAAREAAEAAELEELAALNTSTKPSIKSEASTVAASSTPQNGLAAKGTNLTAVGTGNNGATSRIANNSGSGQPSLPSLPTKAFAKPDGSGVDSSSTAVSGSLDFMPAGFLDSDDMFDDHEFAEIDGLPYIAPREEPVPAPARVPLNIKADTSIDTTANITANTTADLTSNTTANTTANITNESGTTTNKPNKESEDHTASPVQFFSARAALAVQKDMIPENSQFDPSFQSPSLRRTVPNKSVPIKKSSVNPLSQDPQPPTLASDRTPEPDSRKRMRLD, encoded by the coding sequence ATGCCGAACTACGGCGACCAGCACCTGTCGAACGGGTCTCGATACGGCACCAATGGCGGAGGTGGATATCTGCCCAATAATAATCGGTCGTGGAGTAATGGAAATGCCAGTGGAAGTGGAACGGGGAGTTCAGGAAATGGTGGAGCAGCAGTCAATGGAACGAATTTCACGATCAAGGAATCGAATCATATCCGTCAGCAGCTCGGGAAACAGCTTGGTCCGGAGTATATTTCTCATAGACCCGGTGGAGGAGGTCTGAAAGTGCCTTATTTAGAGGGCTGGAAAGTCATTAACCTTGCTAATGAAGTATTTGGTTTTAATGGATGGAGTTCTGAGATCATAAATCACGAGATCGATTACTGTGATGAGATCCGGGACGGCAGATTCAATCTTGGCATGTCCGCCAAAATACGGGTCACTCTTCGAGACGGAACTTATCGAGAAGATGTTGGATATGGCCAGGTAGAAAATGCTCGTAGTAAAGGCATGGCTTTTGACAAATGTAAAAAAGAAGCGACTACTGACGGCTTAAAACGAGCGTTAAGACTGTTTGGGAACGCACTTGGAAATTGTTTGTACGACAGTAGCTACACGAGAAATATTTCCCGAGTCAAAGTATCCATGCCTCCTTTTGACGAGAGTCAGTTGATTCGACGACCTGAAATTGTCACCATGcaaaaagcagcagctgctgcaaaaGCAGCTCGTGAAGCTGCCGAGGCAGCAGAGCTCGAAGAACTGGCCGCTCTTAATACATCCACTAAACCTTCTATCAAATCAGAAGCATCAACTGTAGCTGCTTCATCCACACCTCAGAATGGACTGGCTGCTAAAGGAACTAATCTCACAGCTGTTGGTACTGGAAATAACGGTGCCACGAGCAGAATAGCTAATAACAGCGGCAGTGGCCAACCCAGTCTTCCTAGTCTGCCAACAAAAGCATTTGCCAAACCAGATGGATCTGGTGTTGATAgctcttcaacagcagtgtCCGGAAGTCTTGATTTCATGCCAGCAGGGTTTCTTGACTCGGACGATATGTTCGACGACCACGAGTTTGCCGAAATCGACGGACTTCCATACATCGCACCTCGTGAAGAGCCAGTTCCCGCACCCGCTCGCGTGCCATTAAACATCAAAGCTGACACCTCAATCGACACCACAGCCAATATCACAGCCAACACCACAGCTGATTTAACTTCTAACACCACTGCCAATACCACAGCAAACATCACTAACGAGAGCGGGACGACGACAAACAAACCGAATAAAGAGTCTGAGGATCACACTGCATCGCCGGTACAGTTTTTCTCGGCCCGAGCAGCGCTTGCTGTCCAAAAAGATATGATCCCCGAGAACAGCCAGTTCGACCCGTCGTTCCAATCACCCTCCCTCCGTCGAACCGTACCCAACAAGTCCGTTCCCATTAAGAAATCTTCGGTCAACCCACTCTCCCAAGACCCACAACCCCCTACACTCGCCTCAGACCGCACTCCCGAGCCCGATTCTCGCAAACGCATGCGTCTCGACTAG
- the GCD7 gene encoding translation initiation factor eIF2B subunit beta (Beta subunit of the translation initiation factor eIF2B; the guanine-nucleotide exchange factor for eIF2; activity subsequently regulated by phosphorylated eIF2; first identified as a negative regulator of GCN4 expression; GO_component: GO:0005851 - eukaryotic translation initiation factor 2B complex [Evidence IDA,IGI,IPI] [PMID 8336705]; GO_component: GO:0005851 - eukaryotic translation initiation factor 2B complex [Evidence IMP] [PMID 8441423]; GO_component: GO:0005851 - eukaryotic translation initiation factor 2B complex [Evidence IDA,IPI] [PMID 8506384]; GO_component: GO:0032045 - guanyl-nucleotide exchange factor complex [Evidence IPI] [PMID 8336705]; GO_component: GO:0032045 - guanyl-nucleotide exchange factor complex [Evidence IDA] [PMID 8506384]; GO_component: GO:0005739 - mitochondrion [Evidence IDA] [PMID 14576278]; GO_component: GO:0005739 - mitochondrion [Evidence IDA] [PMID 16823961]; GO_function: GO:0030234 - enzyme regulator activity [Evidence IGI] [PMID 8164676]; GO_function: GO:0030234 - enzyme regulator activity [Evidence IGI,IPI] [PMID 8887689]; GO_function: GO:0030234 - enzyme regulator activity [Evidence IMP] [PMID 9032257]; GO_function: GO:0005085 - guanyl-nucleotide exchange factor activity [Evidence IPI] [PMID 8336705]; GO_function: GO:0005085 - guanyl-nucleotide exchange factor activity [Evidence IDA] [PMID 8506384]; GO_function: GO:0003743 - translation initiation factor activity [Evidence IEA]; GO_function: GO:0003743 - translation initiation factor activity [Evidence IGI,IPI] [PMID 8336705]; GO_process: GO:0044237 - cellular metabolic process [Evidence IEA]; GO_process: GO:0006417 - regulation of translation [Evidence IEA]; GO_process: GO:0006446 - regulation of translational initiation [Evidence IGI] [PMID 8164676]; GO_process: GO:0006446 - regulation of translational initiation [Evidence IDA] [PMID 8506384]; GO_process: GO:0006446 - regulation of translational initiation [Evidence IGI,IPI] [PMID 8887689]; GO_process: GO:0006446 - regulation of translational initiation [Evidence IMP] [PMID 9032257]; GO_process: GO:0006412 - translation [Evidence IEA]; GO_process: GO:0006413 - translational initiation [Evidence IEA]), whose protein sequence is MFGLLSVDPSATSNSPTKALTNEEARKAHRDTKADIIEGIQELIEEISNIDDSIAGMSVDMIHENEVLLTASPNSKTVLEFLLRASQKRTFTVLVTEGFPNEVTASHEFALTLSKAGIHTVIIPDTATSAVMSRVGKVIIGTRAVLANGGCVSSSGVALVCEAAKDYRVPVLAVTGLYKLSPLYPFDIDQLIEVGDTGKVIGFNDTGLMDKIGVMNPVYDYVAPEHIDIYVTNIGGFSPSFTYRIILDHYSNQDVSL, encoded by the coding sequence ATGTTCGGACTGCTATCAGTTGAtccatcagcaacatctAATAGTCCAACTAAAGCATTGACCAACGAAGAAGCTCGTAAAGCACACAGAGATACGAAAGCCGATATCATTGAAGGAATCCAGGAACTTATTGAAGAAATTAGTAATATCGACGACTCGATTGCCGGCATGAGTGTAGACATGATCCACGAGAACGAAGTGCTGCTAACCGCCAGTCCCAATTCTAAAACTGTACTGGAATTTCTCCTTCGAGCCAGCCAGAAACGTACATTCACAGTTCTAGTGACAGAAGGATTTCCAAACGAAGTGACCGCTTCACACGAGTTCGCGCTGACGCTGTCAAAAGCCGGTATTCACACCGTCATCATCCCCGAcactgctacttctgctGTCATGAGCCGAGTTGGTAAAGTAATCATCGGCACACGAGCAGTGCTTGCCAACGGTGGCTGTGTTTCATCTTCTGGCGTGGCTCTTGTATGTGAAGCTGCTAAAGACTACCGAGTGCCAGTTCTGGCCGTCACCGGACTATACAAATTATCACCATTGTATCCTTTTGACATTGACCAGCTGATTGAAGTGGGCGATACCGGTAAAGTCATCGGGTTCAACGACACAGGGCTCATGGATAAAATCGGCGTCATGAACCCCGTGTACGACTACGTGGCCCCCGAACACATCGACATCTACGTGACCAACATCGGCGGGTTCTCGCCCAGTTTCACCTACCGAATCATCCTCGACCACTACAGCAACCAGGATGTGTCTCTATAG
- the JEN1 gene encoding Jen1p (Monocarboxylate/proton symporter of the plasma membrane; transport activity is dependent on the pH gradient across the membrane; mediates high-affinity uptake of carbon sources lactate, pyuvate, and acetate, and also of the micronutrient selenite, whose structure mimics that of monocarboxylates; expression and localization are tightly regulated, with transcription repression, mRNA degradation, and protein endocytosis and degradation all occurring in the presence of glucose; GO_component: GO:0016021 - integral component of membrane [Evidence IEA,IEA]; GO_component: GO:0016021 - integral component of membrane [Evidence ISM] [PMID 12192589]; GO_component: GO:0016020 - membrane [Evidence IEA,IEA]; GO_component: GO:0005739 - mitochondrion [Evidence IDA] [PMID 14576278]; GO_component: GO:0005739 - mitochondrion [Evidence IDA] [PMID 16823961]; GO_component: GO:0005886 - plasma membrane [Evidence IDA] [PMID 17710650]; GO_function: GO:0015144 - carbohydrate transmembrane transporter activity [Evidence IEA]; GO_function: GO:0015355 - secondary active monocarboxylate transmembrane transporter activity [Evidence IMP] [PMID 17710650]; GO_function: GO:0097079 - selenite:proton symporter activity [Evidence IMP] [PMID 20861301]; GO_function: GO:0022857 - transmembrane transporter activity [Evidence IEA]; GO_process: GO:0034219 - carbohydrate transmembrane transport [Evidence IEA]; GO_process: GO:0035879 - plasma membrane lactate transport [Evidence IMP] [PMID 10198029]; GO_process: GO:0035879 - plasma membrane lactate transport [Evidence IMP] [PMID 17710650]; GO_process: GO:0006849 - plasma membrane pyruvate transport [Evidence IMP] [PMID 17710650]; GO_process: GO:0097080 - plasma membrane selenite transport [Evidence IMP] [PMID 20861301]; GO_process: GO:0055085 - transmembrane transport [Evidence IEA]; GO_process: GO:0006810 - transport [Evidence IEA]) has translation MSSQSYSPYVEDEKPDLSVGALVRYLASRPSTLFTLPESDTKRLNPIPPLRAMKLRHWNWYMMGFLAWTVDAMDFFVVSASASAIAESLNVTIVKITWGMTLVLMFRSVGAVIFGTISDTWGRKWSYIACCLCFVALEIGMGFITSYKQFLAVRALFGISMGGKSSR, from the coding sequence ATGAGTTCACAATCATATAGCCCCTATGTTGAAGACGAGAAGCCAGACTTGTCAGTCGGGGCGCTTGTCAGATATTTGGCTTCTCGTCCAAGTACTTTATTCACTCTACCAGAAAGTGATACTAAGAGACTGAACCCCATTCCGCCATTAAGAGCCATGAAACTAAGACATTGGAACTGGTATATGATGGGGTTTTTAGCGTGGACTGTGGATGCAATGgacttttttgttgtttccGCGTCTGCAAGTGCTATCGCCGAATCACTTAATGTTACTATTGTCAAGATTACATGGGGTATGACCCTGGTGTTAATGTTCAGATctgttggtgctgttaTCTTTGGAACGATTTCCGATACCTGGGGACGAAAATGGTCTTATATCGCTTGttgtttgtgttttgtGGCTCTTGAAATTGGTATGGGTTTTATTACCAGTTATAAACAATTTTTGGCTGTTCGTGCTTTGTTTGGTATATCTATGGGAGGTAAGTCAAGTCGGTGA
- the JEN1 gene encoding Jen1p (Monocarboxylate/proton symporter of the plasma membrane; transport activity is dependent on the pH gradient across the membrane; mediates high-affinity uptake of carbon sources lactate, pyuvate, and acetate, and also of the micronutrient selenite, whose structure mimics that of monocarboxylates; expression and localization are tightly regulated, with transcription repression, mRNA degradation, and protein endocytosis and degradation all occurring in the presence of glucose; GO_component: GO:0016021 - integral component of membrane [Evidence IEA,IEA]; GO_component: GO:0016021 - integral component of membrane [Evidence ISM] [PMID 12192589]; GO_component: GO:0016020 - membrane [Evidence IEA,IEA]; GO_component: GO:0005739 - mitochondrion [Evidence IDA] [PMID 14576278]; GO_component: GO:0005739 - mitochondrion [Evidence IDA] [PMID 16823961]; GO_component: GO:0005886 - plasma membrane [Evidence IDA] [PMID 17710650]; GO_function: GO:0015144 - carbohydrate transmembrane transporter activity [Evidence IEA]; GO_function: GO:0015355 - secondary active monocarboxylate transmembrane transporter activity [Evidence IMP] [PMID 17710650]; GO_function: GO:0097079 - selenite:proton symporter activity [Evidence IMP] [PMID 20861301]; GO_function: GO:0022857 - transmembrane transporter activity [Evidence IEA]; GO_process: GO:0034219 - carbohydrate transmembrane transport [Evidence IEA]; GO_process: GO:0035879 - plasma membrane lactate transport [Evidence IMP] [PMID 10198029]; GO_process: GO:0035879 - plasma membrane lactate transport [Evidence IMP] [PMID 17710650]; GO_process: GO:0006849 - plasma membrane pyruvate transport [Evidence IMP] [PMID 17710650]; GO_process: GO:0097080 - plasma membrane selenite transport [Evidence IMP] [PMID 20861301]; GO_process: GO:0055085 - transmembrane transport [Evidence IEA]; GO_process: GO:0006810 - transport [Evidence IEA]): MYGTAAATSLENIPPESISMMSGLFLPGYNLGYIFAIIFYRAFQYTHGGEGWRSLCWFTAGPAALLAIWRLCFPEGEYFSKLKEKREFEKLNAVGRWNDAKVAIANYWVVFVYLIFLMSGMNFMSHGTMDLYPTLLVTQAKLGTDAKTVVMVVSNLGAIAGGLIFGQLSEILGRRLCISVCCLLGGAFVYPAFLGANENTLMAGSTLLMAAVFGAWGQITIHLFELSPPRYRTLAAGLAYQLGNLASSASATIEATIGARFPIGDKPGVYNYGLVMCIFSGAVFGYVLIVIFLGPERFHRDLYEQVRTDDEKIYTLDDEKAETHHIDSVGRV, encoded by the coding sequence ATGTATGgcacagctgctgccacttctCTAGAGAATATCCCTCCTGAGAGTATTTCGATGATGTCGGGACTCTTCCTGCCTGGCTACAATTTGGGATACATTTTTGCGATTATCTTTTATAGAGCTTTCCAATATACACATGGTGGAGAAGGCTGGCGTTCTCTGTGCTGGTTTACTGCTGGACCTGCTGCTCTATTGGCAATTTGGAGACTCTGTTTCCCTGAAGGAGAGTACTTTTCAAAgctcaaagaaaagagagaaTTTGAAAAACTGAATGCTGTGGGTAGATGGAACGATGCTAAAGTAGCTATTGCTAACTACTGGGTGGTATTTGTCTATCTTATTTTCCTCATGTCTGGCATGAACTTCATGTCCCATGGAACTATGGATTTGTACCCAACTTTATTGGTGACCCAGGCCAAACTTGGTACCGATGCAAAGACTGTGGTCATGGTAGTAAGCAACCTCGGTGCCATAGCTGGAGGGTTGATTTTTGGCCAACTGTCTGAAATTCTTGGTCGTCGTCTCTGTATTAGTGTGTGCTGTCTTTTGGGTGGTGCATTCGTGTACCCAGCTTTCCTGGGTGCCAACGAGAACACTTTAATGGCAGGATCCACATTACTAATGGCTGCTGTGTTTGGAGCATGGGGACAGATCACTATTCATCTTTTCGAGTTGTCACCTCCCAGATATCGAACactggctgctggtctAGCTTATCAACTTGGAAACCTTGCTTCGTCTGCTTCAGCTACTATTGAGGCCACTATTGGCGCTAGATTTCCAATTGGTGATAAACCAGGGGTCTATAACTACGGTTTAGTTATGTGTATCTTCAGTGGTGCTGTTTTCGGATACGTTTTGATTGTAATCTTCTTAGGACCCGAACGATTCCATAGAGATCTTTACGAACAAGTCCGCACGGATGATGAGAAAATATACACCCTGGACGATGAAAAGGCTGAAACACACCATATCGATTCAGTTGGCAGGGTTTAG